The following are encoded in a window of Ignavibacteriales bacterium genomic DNA:
- a CDS encoding ComF family protein translates to MSFLTDISDFFLPRFCPSCKNKLTNAEIVVCNSCLSKIKHADSERIENEFARKFKNEKIIKGFTSLFVFEKDKELQDIIHDLKYNGKFNIGIFLGKLLAAAVNDKIQEWKIDLIIPIPLHHLKRAERGYNQSDFIAKGMKKILLVPVKSRLIKRVRFTETQTSRNLVERKENIKDAFALHRNKLLQNKNVLLVDDVITTGATIAECGRIILESGAANVYATSVAIAD, encoded by the coding sequence ATGAGCTTTCTAACCGACATTTCCGATTTCTTTCTGCCGCGTTTCTGTCCTTCTTGTAAAAATAAACTTACGAATGCTGAAATTGTTGTATGCAATTCTTGTTTATCAAAAATAAAACATGCCGATAGTGAAAGAATCGAAAACGAATTCGCAAGAAAATTTAAGAATGAAAAGATCATAAAAGGATTTACTTCCCTTTTTGTTTTTGAAAAAGATAAAGAGCTTCAGGATATAATCCACGATCTGAAGTACAACGGTAAATTCAATATTGGAATTTTCCTCGGTAAATTATTAGCCGCCGCTGTGAATGATAAAATTCAAGAGTGGAAAATTGATTTAATTATTCCAATTCCCCTTCATCACTTAAAACGTGCGGAACGCGGATATAATCAATCGGATTTTATTGCTAAAGGAATGAAAAAGATTTTACTTGTTCCGGTAAAAAGCAGATTGATAAAGCGCGTTCGTTTTACAGAGACACAGACAAGTCGGAATTTAGTAGAGAGAAAGGAGAATATAAAAGATGCTTTCGCTCTCCACCGAAATAAATTATTACAAAATAAAAATGTATTACTGGTTGATGACGTTATAACAACCGGCGCTACTATTGCCGAATGCGGAAGAATTATTTTGGAAAGTGGTGCAGCAAATGTTTATGCGACTTCTGTGGCAATAGCGGATTAG
- a CDS encoding DNA methyltransferase, with protein sequence MPFENEFASYEPLRRILENPKVKALQNRLKIRTLTESHEEIQKRLTELSKIKPSDFQPDLIIAIDGSHHEVKIENGFPGAEIGYITVASVLLFLDKVREHSKEEFISRWLRFGPYYAMFPMEFAFKVIEKYSELGDYIIDPFFGRGTSIIAASVLERKSLGIEINPLGWLYTQTKLHPASKDRVLSKLDEINDYSHKYKDELKEQSRFFRLCFCDDVLKFLISARKNLNWKKSKVDATLMSFILVYLHGKIGEGLSNQMKMTKSMGYNYSIEWWLKNGYEKPPVINPSEFLKKRIEWRYEKGKPNLNHNKIFLADASTKLNTISQKAESKKYSLLFTSPPYWSITNYHVDQWLRLWLLGGAPRPTSLTENNKGRFLSKQKYMEMLQSVFASTAKMMKRKSIIYVRTDAREFTFNITKEVLQRNFPNHKLQIKKQPLNSHKTQTQLFGDKSEKPGEVDIILKRN encoded by the coding sequence ATGCCTTTTGAGAATGAATTTGCAAGTTATGAGCCTCTGCGGAGGATATTAGAGAATCCTAAGGTAAAAGCTCTACAAAACAGATTAAAGATTAGAACTTTAACTGAAAGCCATGAAGAAATTCAAAAACGATTAACAGAGCTTTCGAAAATTAAACCAAGTGATTTCCAGCCTGACTTAATTATTGCAATTGATGGAAGTCATCATGAAGTGAAAATTGAAAATGGATTTCCCGGTGCTGAAATTGGATACATTACAGTAGCTTCTGTTTTACTATTTTTAGATAAAGTTCGCGAACATTCTAAAGAAGAATTTATTTCGAGATGGCTGCGGTTTGGGCCTTACTATGCTATGTTCCCAATGGAGTTCGCTTTTAAAGTTATCGAAAAGTACAGTGAACTGGGTGACTATATAATCGATCCCTTTTTTGGCAGAGGAACAAGTATTATTGCAGCGAGTGTATTAGAAAGGAAAAGTTTGGGTATTGAAATCAATCCTCTTGGTTGGCTATATACTCAAACTAAATTACATCCTGCCTCAAAAGATAGAGTATTGAGCAAATTAGATGAGATAAATGATTATTCGCACAAATACAAAGATGAATTAAAAGAACAATCACGATTTTTCAGACTCTGTTTTTGTGATGATGTCCTTAAGTTTTTAATTTCTGCTCGTAAGAACCTTAATTGGAAAAAATCAAAAGTTGACGCAACATTAATGTCATTTATTTTAGTTTATCTTCATGGTAAAATTGGTGAAGGATTATCAAACCAGATGAAGATGACAAAGTCAATGGGGTACAATTATTCAATTGAATGGTGGTTAAAGAATGGTTATGAAAAACCTCCCGTAATAAATCCGTCCGAGTTTCTGAAAAAGCGTATTGAATGGAGATATGAAAAAGGGAAACCAAACTTAAATCATAATAAAATATTTCTTGCTGATGCATCGACGAAGTTGAATACTATTTCACAAAAAGCTGAATCAAAAAAATATTCTCTTTTATTCACCTCGCCTCCATATTGGTCAATTACTAATTACCATGTTGATCAATGGCTAAGGTTGTGGCTATTAGGCGGTGCTCCTAGACCAACATCCCTTACAGAAAATAACAAAGGTAGATTTTTATCTAAACAAAAGTACATGGAAATGTTGCAAAGTGTATTTGCTTCAACTGCTAAGATGATGAAAAGGAAAAGTATAATTTATGTTAGAACAGATGCGAGGGAATTTACTTTTAATATTACAAAAGAAGTATTGCAAAGAAATTTCCCAAATCATAAACTTCAAATAAAAAAACAACCACTTAATTCTCATAAAACGCAAACTCAATTATTCGGTGATAAATCTGAAAAACCTGGTGAAGTAGATATAATCTTAAAAAGAAACTGA
- a CDS encoding bacteriohemerythrin, translating into MNFIELTKNDLIGINSIDEQHQSMAVLVNKLYDKIISADKKLIKNYLYKLLEVVEVHFENEENLMRSTKFPGYISHKLEHDRFYKQMLTSTDRYSKGLETIELEQLKGIRQWFFNHLELSDKKCGKYFIEKGIS; encoded by the coding sequence ATGAACTTCATTGAACTTACCAAGAACGATCTTATCGGAATCAACTCGATTGACGAGCAGCATCAATCAATGGCGGTATTGGTTAATAAGCTGTATGATAAAATAATTTCTGCAGATAAAAAGTTAATTAAAAATTATCTGTATAAACTTCTTGAGGTTGTTGAAGTTCATTTTGAGAACGAAGAAAATTTGATGAGGTCAACAAAATTTCCCGGTTATATTTCTCATAAGCTCGAGCACGACCGGTTTTACAAACAGATGCTCACCTCAACAGACCGTTACAGCAAAGGCCTTGAGACGATCGAATTAGAACAGTTGAAAGGAATTAGGCAGTGGTTCTTTAATCACTTAGAACTCAGTGATAAAAAGTGCGGGAAATATTTTATTGAAAAAGGTATTTCTTAA
- a CDS encoding site-specific DNA-methyltransferase, whose protein sequence is MNKRENNFINLGLRGRLNKNNKLNDLTGKEWLKFTKSWFIHRPPRRKENEILHPAKFPESLVEEFIKFFTKKNGLVLDPFMGTGSTLISAAGINRKSVGVELNKNYFRSASKRITKREFEKLAFPINGDSLHLKELLLKNGFEKIKFDYTITSPPYWNQLMRNSLRQKNRKEKGLDTKYSINKNDIGNINSYEEFLEKQAQVFDQVYDVTKPNCYLTIITNNVYFEGKLYPLAFDTAISLTKRGEKSWVLKDEKVWLQDDKKLIALGVNNAWVGNRHHQYCLIFRKEK, encoded by the coding sequence TTGAACAAGAGAGAAAATAATTTCATCAATCTCGGTTTACGGGGACGATTAAACAAAAATAATAAGCTTAACGATCTTACCGGCAAAGAATGGCTTAAGTTTACCAAGAGCTGGTTTATACACCGTCCTCCGCGGAGAAAAGAAAATGAAATATTACATCCGGCTAAATTTCCGGAATCGTTAGTTGAAGAGTTTATTAAATTTTTTACAAAGAAAAACGGATTGGTGTTAGATCCTTTTATGGGGACGGGAAGTACTCTAATCTCTGCAGCAGGAATTAATCGTAAATCAGTTGGCGTAGAACTGAACAAAAATTATTTCCGGTCTGCTTCAAAAAGAATTACTAAAAGAGAATTCGAAAAATTAGCTTTTCCAATTAACGGAGATTCCCTTCATTTGAAAGAGCTGTTATTAAAAAACGGATTTGAAAAAATTAAATTTGATTATACTATTACTTCTCCTCCGTATTGGAATCAGCTTATGAGAAATTCATTGCGTCAAAAAAACAGAAAAGAGAAAGGACTTGATACAAAATATTCAATCAACAAAAATGATATTGGAAATATAAATTCTTACGAAGAATTTTTAGAAAAACAAGCACAGGTATTCGATCAAGTGTATGATGTAACAAAGCCGAACTGTTACTTAACAATTATTACCAACAATGTTTATTTTGAAGGGAAACTTTATCCGCTCGCGTTCGATACGGCAATCTCATTAACAAAGCGCGGTGAAAAAAGCTGGGTACTGAAAGATGAAAAAGTTTGGCTTCAAGATGATAAAAAATTAATTGCACTTGGTGTTAACAATGCTTGGGTGGGTAACCGCCACCATCAATATTGTTTGATCTTTAGAAAAGAGAAATGA
- the surE gene encoding 5'/3'-nucleotidase SurE, which translates to MKILISNDDGIDSPGISALANEMKKLGEVIVIAPRTEQSAVGHAITMKFPLRITEYYKNGDFFGYAIDGTPADCIKIGIRNIMKEPPDIVLSGINLGSNTAINIIYSGTVSAAREAAIMDVPSIAVSVTSHEPKHYEYAAKISLELTKLIVKNKLKTGTLLNVNVPDLPEEEIAGVMLTQQGKSKWDDIYEERKDPYGKKYYWLTGNLVQADSTLETDQHAVQNNYVSVTPIHFDLTDYETYDTMKSWQLENLFKQKS; encoded by the coding sequence TTGAAAATACTAATCTCAAACGATGACGGAATAGACTCACCGGGAATAAGCGCTCTTGCAAATGAAATGAAGAAATTAGGTGAAGTGATTGTAATTGCACCGCGAACAGAACAAAGCGCTGTTGGTCATGCGATTACAATGAAGTTCCCTTTACGGATCACAGAATATTATAAGAACGGAGATTTTTTCGGCTATGCAATTGACGGAACTCCCGCAGACTGTATAAAAATTGGTATAAGAAACATAATGAAAGAACCACCGGATATAGTTCTTAGCGGAATAAATCTTGGATCGAACACTGCAATTAATATTATTTATTCCGGAACTGTTTCTGCTGCGCGTGAAGCGGCGATTATGGATGTACCTTCAATCGCAGTTTCAGTTACAAGCCACGAGCCGAAGCATTATGAATACGCAGCTAAGATTTCTCTTGAACTAACTAAGCTGATCGTAAAAAATAAATTAAAGACCGGAACATTACTGAATGTGAACGTGCCCGATCTTCCTGAAGAAGAAATTGCCGGAGTTATGCTGACGCAGCAAGGTAAATCAAAATGGGATGACATCTACGAGGAACGAAAAGATCCTTATGGAAAAAAATATTACTGGTTAACGGGCAACTTGGTTCAAGCAGATTCTACATTGGAAACGGATCAGCACGCAGTCCAGAATAATTATGTATCGGTAACACCAATCCATTTTGACTTAACAGATTACGAAACTTATGATACAATGAAATCATGGCAATTGGAAAATTTGTTCAAACAAAAGTCCTGA